Below is a window of bacterium DNA.
ATCATCGCGAGCCCTGGGCGACGCAACTGATTCAGGTGGACGGCGATCCTCGCGGCCAGCCACAATATGACCACGGCCAACAGCACGTATCCCCAATGCTTGTGGACTTCCACTCGCCGCCCACTGATGAACGCTTGGATCACGGACAGGTGTGCCTGCACCACATCGCCACCTTCGCGTTCCCGGGCCTCCGGGGTGACGAGGCCGCTCAGCACCGACAGCGCCGTGCCAACCGCTCCGGCGACCAGGGTATACAA
It encodes the following:
- a CDS encoding DUF2231 domain-containing protein, which translates into the protein MVHFGVALLCLALLFDIVGAVWRSESFRSAGLYTLVAGAVGTALSVLSGLVTPEAREREGGDVVQAHLSVIQAFISGRRVEVHKHWGYVLLAVVILWLAARIAVHLNQLRRPGLAMIAGVLTLIVLFITGYYGGELVYRERGRGGDAGFTAPAPQAVHRGALDMR